GGGCGACAGCTGGACCGCGCCCGTCCGCGTGAATGACGACGCCACGAGCCGCCACCAGTTCTTCCACTGGCTCACCGTGGACCCCGCGACCGGCAGCCTCTACCTGGTCTTCTACGACCGCCGCAACACGGTGGGCGACGCCACGGAGGTCTATCTCGCCCAGTCCACCGACGGTGGCGCGAGCTTCGTCAACACGCTCGTCAGCGAGACGCCCTTCACGCCCTTGAGCCAGGTCTTCTTCGGCGACTACATCGACATCGTGGCGCTGGACGGCCACGTGCACCCGATCTGGATGCGCATGGACGCCGGCGACCTAAGCGTCTGGACCGCCACCGTCAGCGTGGCCACCGACAGCGGCGCGCCCGGCTACGCCTTCCAGCTCGCGCAGAACTATCCCAACCCCTTCAACCCGACCACGCACATCCGCTTCACGCTGGACGAACCCGCCGAGGTTGAGCTCACCGTCTTCGACGTGACCGGCCGCCGCGTGGACACCCTCGCCCACGGCATGCTGCTCGGCGGCACGCGCGAGCTGCGCTGGGACGGCACCGACGAGCGGGGTACCCCCGTGGCCGGGGGCGTCTATCTCTACCGGCTCACGGTGGCCGGCCGGTCGGAGACGCGGAAGATGCTGCTGCTCCGCTGACCCGCCCCCGGGGGCGGGTCAGGGCGCGAGCCGCGTCGCCCCCGGCGCGCGCAGCAGGCGCAGCGCGTTCGCGATCACCAGCAGCGATGCGCCCATGTCGGCCACGATGGCCATCCAGAGCGTCGCGCGGTCGGCGAGGGCGAGCGCGAGGAAGATCAGCTTTAGCCCCAGCGCCAGGCCGAGGTTCTGGCGGATGATCCCCAGCACGCGCCGCGAGTGGCGGACGAGCCAGGGCAGGTGGGCGAGGTCGTCGCTCATGAGGGCGATGTCCGCGGTCTCGATGGCCGCGTCGGCGCCCATGGCGCCCATCGCGATGCCCAGGTCCGCGGCGGCGAGGGCCGGCGCGTCGTTGATGCCGTCGCCGACCATGGCCACGGGGCCGTGGGCCGCGAGCGCGCGCAGGGCCCGGGCCTTGGCGTCGGGCAGCAGCTCGGCGCGCAGGGTCGGCGTGGCGCCGCCGGCGCGCAGCGCGGGGCCGAGGGTTTCGACCACGCGGGAGCCGTCGCCGCTGAGCACTTCCTGATGCCGGATGCCGAGCCGCGCCAGCTCGCCGAGGGCGGCCGCGGCCTCGGGGCGGAGGGCGTCGCGCGCGGCGAGCAGGCCGACGATGCGGATCTCGTCGGCGACGAGCAACAGGCTGTGGCCCTTGGCCTCGGCGCGGGCCATGGCCATCGCCACGCCTCGCGGGTCGCGACCCAGTTCGCCCATCCAGGCCGGGCTGCCGATCCAGTAGGCGCGGCCGTCCACGTGGCCGGTGAGGCCGCGGCCGGGCACCGTCTCCATGTCTTCGGCCGGCGGGGTCGCGAGTTCGCGCGCCGCCGCGGCCTCGCGCACCGCCGTCGCGAGCGGATGCGTGCTGTGGGCTTCGAGCCGCGCGGCCAAGCCCAGCAGGGCGGTTTCGTCCAGCCCGGACTCCGGCGCGGGCGACACGCGCGCGATCTCGAGCTCGCCGCGGCTGAGGGTGCCGGTCTTGTCGAAGGCCATGGCCTTGAGGCGCGCGGGCAGCTCGAGGTAGACGCCGCCCTTGATCAGGACGCCTTCGCGCGCCGCGCGCGCGAGCCCCGCCACGATGCTCACCGGCGTCGAGATCACCAGCGCACAGGGGCAGGCGATGACCAGGATCACCAGCGCCTCGTAGATCCAGCGCGACCAGGCGCCGCCGAAGACGAGCGGCGGCACGAGCGCGATCAGCGCGGCCACGCCGAGCATGATGGGGGTGTAGACGCGCGCGAAGCCGTCCACCCAGCGCTCGGCCTGGGCGCGGTTGCCGCGCGCCTCCTCCACCTCGCGCAGGATGCGCGCGAGCAGGCTCTCGCGCGACGTGTGCGTCACCGCGATCTCGAGCACGCCCTCACCGTTGATGCAGCCGGCGTAGACCGCGTCGCCCGGCGCCTTCGCCACGGGCTGGCTCTCGCCGGTGAGCGGCGACTGATCCACGCCGCCGCGGCCGGCCACGACCTCGCCATCGAGGGGGATGCGCTCGCCGGCCAGCACGCGGATCCGCGCGCCGACGTCCACGCGCTCCACGGGCGCCGCGCTCTCCGCGCCCGCGGCGTCGAGCAGCCGCGCGGTCTCCGGCGCGATCTCGAGCAAGCGCGCGATGGCGCGACGTGCGCGTCCCACGCTCCAGGACTCGAGCACCAGGCTGAAGGCGAAGAGGAAGCTCACCGCCGCCGCCTCGAAGAGCGCGCCCAGGGCCACGGCGCCGAGGACGGCGATCGTCATGAGCAGGTTCATGTCGGGGCGCAGCCGCGCCAGCGACCGCCAGGCCCGCGGCAGCACGAAGAGCAGCCCCGCGAGCACGGCGCCGCCGTAGAGCAGCGTCGCGGCGAAGGGCGGCGAGCCGCCCTCGAGCGCCGCGCGCCAGCCTCGCGTCACCTGATGTGCAATGAAGGCCGCGACGAGCAGCAGGCCGCTGAGCGCGGTGAGACGTCCCCGCCAGTCCCAGCGTGCGCGCGCGTGCGCGTGAGACGACGACGGCGCGGCGGGCGCCGCACAGGAATCGCCGCAGCCGCAGGCGATGCCGTCGTCGAGGGACACGCTAGACCGAGAAGCTCGTCCCGCAGCCGCAGCCGCCCGCGGCGTTCGGGTTCTCGAAGCGGAAGCCGCCGCCGATCATCTTCTTCTCGTAGTCGATCACGAGGCCCTTCACGTAGAAGTAGCTCTTCATGTCGACGACCACGTCGATGCCCGCCGTCTCGAAGCGCTGGTCGCCTTCGCCGAGGGCGTCGTCGAGCTCGAGCTCGTAGCTGAAGCCGCTGCAGCCGCCGGCCTTGATGGCCACGCGGAGGAAGGCCTCGGGATGGCCGGACTGCTCGCGCAGGCGGCGCACCTCGCTGGCGGCGGTGTCGGTGAGCGTGATCATGCCGTGCTGCTCCTTGTGCTGGTTGTCGTTTCGGGGTCGCGCCGGGGATCGGCGGCGCGCAGGTCGGCCACCGCCTCGGCGATCGCATCCACCACGCGCTCCACCTCGTCGGCCGTGTTGAAGCGTCCGAGGCTCAGCCGCAGCGCGCTGCGCACGCGCGCGGGCGGTAGGCCCATGGCGCTGAGGACGTGCGACGGCGCGTCCGTCGCCGAGCTGCAGGCCGAGGCGCTGGAGAGCGCCACGTCGCGGATGCGCATCAGGAGACCGTCGGCCTCCACGCCCTCGATGCTCAGGTTCAGGTTGCCCGCGAGGCGCGGACTCGGTGCGCCGTTGAGCACGACGCCGGGGACGCGCTCGCGCAGGCCCGCCAGCAGGCGGTCGCGCAGGCGGCCGAGGCGCGCGGTCTCGGAGGCCATCTCCTCGACGGCGATCTTCGCCGCCTCGCCGAAGCCCACGATGCCCGGCACGTTCAGCGTGCCCGAGCGCAGGCCCTTCTCGTGCCCGCCGCCGTGCAGCTGCGGCTCCAGCCGCACGCGGGGCGTGCCGCGCCGAACGGCCAGCGCACCGACGCCCTTCGGCCCGTAGAGCTTGTGCGCGGAGAGGCTCATCAGGTCGATCTGCAGGGCCTCCATGTCGAGCGGGATCTTGCCGGCCGCCTGCGCCGCGTCCACGTGCAGCAGCGCGCCGCGCGCGCGGACCATGGCGCCGACGTCGGCCAGCGGATGCAGCAGGCCGATCTCGTTGTTGGCGGCCATGAGGCTGACGAGGACGGTGTCGTCGCGCAGCGCGGCGGCGAGCTCGGCGAGGTCGAGGCGGCCGTCATTATCAACACACAGTACACTTAGCTCCCAGCCGCGACGCGCCAGCGCCTTCATGGGATCCAGCACCGCCGGGTGCTCCGTGGCGCAGGTGATCAGGTGCTTCCCGCGCCCCGCGTAGGCCTCGGCGACGCCCTTGATGGCCAGGTTGTTGGACTCGGTGGCGCCGCTGGTCCAGATCAGCCCGCCGGGCTCCGCGCCCACCAGCGCGGCGACGGACGCGCGCGCGCCCTTCACCGCGGCGGCCGCCTCCCAGCCGTAGCTGTGCTGACGGCTGGCCGCGTTGCCGAAGCGCGCGTCGAAAAAGGGCGCCATGGCCTCGCGCACGCGGGGGTCCAGCGGCGTGGTGGCCTGGTTGTCCAGGTAGATGGGCCGCGCCGCCCGGACCGGGGCCGCCCGGTGCCCCGCCAGCTCGACCAGGCTCAGCGCGGCGAACTGCCGCGCCAGCTCCTCGCGGACGGCGGCCAGGGGAGCCGAGTAGCCGCAGACCGCGGCGGCGCCTTCCGTGTCGTCCCCCGCGCCCTCCACCGCCTCGATGATCGCCTTCAGCGAGATCGCCGCCGCCGGCTGCGCCAGCCGGTAGCCGCCCCGCGAGCCCAGCCGGCTCTCGCAGAGCCCGGCCCGGGCCATGGCCTGGAGCAGCTTGGCGGTGAGCTGGACGGGGATGTCATGGCAAGCCGCTATCTCGCGGGCACTTACCGGCCCGGACGCCTCGCCGGCGGCCATGTGGAGCAGGGCCTGGACGGCGTAGTCGGTCTTGCGGGTGAAGCGCAGCATGCCGGGCTTTCGGAGTCGGGGACCGCTTACTCAAATGCCGACCATTTTGGTCGGAGTCACAAGGTAGAAGCGCGTTCCGGGTCTGTCAAGGCGGGATCGCCTGGCATGGCGAGGAGCAAGATCAGGCCCAGGAGAAAGAAGATCCCGAGGGCGAGGATCGACAGGCGGGCGGTGCCCGTCGCCTGGCGGATCGCGGCGAAGAGGATCGGCCCGCCGATCGCGCTGAACTTGGCGAAGACGCTGTAGAAGCCGTAGTACTCCGCGCTCCGCTCCAGCGGGACGAAGCGCGCGTAGAGGCTGCGGCTCAGCGCCTGGGTCGCGCCGAGGCAGAAGCCCACCGCCGCGCCCAGCACCCAGAACTCCCAGGCCGCCGCCAGCCGGTAGCCCCAGGCGACGACGCCGAGCCAGATCACGAGGCTCAGCACCAGCGCGCGCTTCGCGCCCCAGCCGCGCGCCAGGCGCCCGAAGAGCAGCGCGCCGGGCACGCCGACGGCCTGCACCAGCAGCAGCGTGCCGAGCAGGGTGCCGGTATCCAGGTGCAGCTCGTCCTTGCCGTAGATGGACGCCATCTTGACCACGGTCTGGATGCCGTCGTTGTAGAAGAGGAAGGCGAGGCAGAAGAGCGCCAGCGCGGGCCGCGCGAGCACTGCGCGGAAGGTGGCCGCCGTGCCGCGCAGGGCGGCGGCGGGGCTCGTCCGGCGCGCGGCCCCCGGCGGCTCCTCCATCAGGCGCCAGGCCACGAGCCCGAAGCCGCCCCACCAGAGGCCCGCCGACGCCAGTGCGATGCGCACGGCCCACTCCTTCGTCAGCCCGAAGCTGCCGTGGGCCTGGATCAGGATCAGGTCGACGAGGAAGAGCAGCCCGCCGCCGGCGTAGCCCCAGGCGAAGCCGCGGGCGCTGATGCGGTCGCGCTCGGACGCGTCGCCGAGGCCGGGCAGGAAGGCGTCGTAGAAGATGTTCGCCGCCACGAAAGCCGTGCCCGCGGTGACGTAGAGCGCGAGGGCCGCCCAGACGTCCCCCGGACCGATCGCGATCAGCGCCACGGTGGCCACCGCGCCGGGCAGGAAGCAGCCGAGGAGCCAGCGGCGGCGGCTGCGCGTGGCGTCGGCGAGCGCCCCCAGCAGCGGCGCGCTGAGGAAGACCAGCAGCGTCGACAGCCCCGAGGCGTAGCCCCAGAGGCTGGTGGCGCTGAGCGTCGCGCCGAAGACGCGGAAGCCGCCCGCCGGCACCACCGCCTCGGCGAAGTAGACCGGCAGCAGCGCCGCGAGGATGACCGTCGCGAAGGCGGAGTTCGCCCAGTCGTAGAGGTAGAAGCCGCGCAGGCTGCGGGCGCTCACGGCGATGCCTCCGGCGGCAGCACACCCGGCGCGAAGCGGCCACGCAGCAGCGCGGCGGGCGCCGTGGCGAGCACGAGACGGCGCGGGCCGTGGGCGCCGAGCACCAGCGTCTTCTCGATGTCCGCCGTGCGGCTGGGTCCGGTGATGAGCGTGAGGCTGTGGCCTGCGCGCGCGCGGAACTCCGGCGCGAGACGGGTGAGCAGGTCGGCGAGGCGTTCGACCACGCAGTCGTCCGCGGCCAGCGCGAAGTGGGTTTCGGCGAGGAACGCGCCGCGCCGCGCGCCCGGGTGGCGCGCCGACAGCGCGAGCGAGCCCGTCTCGGCGATGACGCCTTCGAGCACGGCGAAGCCGCGGCCGTCGTCGAGGAGGCCGGCGGGGTCGAGCAGGCCGGCGCGTTCGGTCCAGCCGGCTTCGGCGAGGAAGGCGGCCAGCGCCGCCGCGTCCGCGAGCTGCCGCCACTCGCAGCCGCTCTGCGCGAGGCGCTCGGCGAGGAGATCGCGCAACTCGGCCGTCATCGGATGCGCTCCGGGTGCCGCCGCCGCAACTCGGCCGCGAAGCTGCGCGGGGGCGCAGGCGGCAGCGCGTGATTCGCGCTCCACGCGCGGCCGAAGGCGGCGGCGAGGGCCGGGGAGACGCGCAGCGCGACGCGCATCAGCCCGGCGGCGAGGCGGAAGCTCCGCGGCCGCGCGCTGAGCGCCGCGAAGACGCGCCAGGGCGCGCGGCGGCCCGCGGGTGCATCCTCCTCCTTGGCCACCCGCGCGCGCCAGATGAGGTCCGGCAGCGGGATCTCCGCCGGG
Above is a window of Candidatus Latescibacterota bacterium DNA encoding:
- a CDS encoding heavy metal translocating P-type ATPase, which gives rise to MSLDDGIACGCGDSCAAPAAPSSSHAHARARWDWRGRLTALSGLLLVAAFIAHQVTRGWRAALEGGSPPFAATLLYGGAVLAGLLFVLPRAWRSLARLRPDMNLLMTIAVLGAVALGALFEAAAVSFLFAFSLVLESWSVGRARRAIARLLEIAPETARLLDAAGAESAAPVERVDVGARIRVLAGERIPLDGEVVAGRGGVDQSPLTGESQPVAKAPGDAVYAGCINGEGVLEIAVTHTSRESLLARILREVEEARGNRAQAERWVDGFARVYTPIMLGVAALIALVPPLVFGGAWSRWIYEALVILVIACPCALVISTPVSIVAGLARAAREGVLIKGGVYLELPARLKAMAFDKTGTLSRGELEIARVSPAPESGLDETALLGLAARLEAHSTHPLATAVREAAAARELATPPAEDMETVPGRGLTGHVDGRAYWIGSPAWMGELGRDPRGVAMAMARAEAKGHSLLLVADEIRIVGLLAARDALRPEAAAALGELARLGIRHQEVLSGDGSRVVETLGPALRAGGATPTLRAELLPDAKARALRALAAHGPVAMVGDGINDAPALAAADLGIAMGAMGADAAIETADIALMSDDLAHLPWLVRHSRRVLGIIRQNLGLALGLKLIFLALALADRATLWMAIVADMGASLLVIANALRLLRAPGATRLAP
- a CDS encoding iron-sulfur cluster assembly accessory protein, which codes for MITLTDTAASEVRRLREQSGHPEAFLRVAIKAGGCSGFSYELELDDALGEGDQRFETAGIDVVVDMKSYFYVKGLVIDYEKKMIGGGFRFENPNAAGGCGCGTSFSV
- a CDS encoding aminotransferase class V-fold PLP-dependent enzyme, with the protein product MLRFTRKTDYAVQALLHMAAGEASGPVSAREIAACHDIPVQLTAKLLQAMARAGLCESRLGSRGGYRLAQPAAAISLKAIIEAVEGAGDDTEGAAAVCGYSAPLAAVREELARQFAALSLVELAGHRAAPVRAARPIYLDNQATTPLDPRVREAMAPFFDARFGNAASRQHSYGWEAAAAVKGARASVAALVGAEPGGLIWTSGATESNNLAIKGVAEAYAGRGKHLITCATEHPAVLDPMKALARRGWELSVLCVDNDGRLDLAELAAALRDDTVLVSLMAANNEIGLLHPLADVGAMVRARGALLHVDAAQAAGKIPLDMEALQIDLMSLSAHKLYGPKGVGALAVRRGTPRVRLEPQLHGGGHEKGLRSGTLNVPGIVGFGEAAKIAVEEMASETARLGRLRDRLLAGLRERVPGVVLNGAPSPRLAGNLNLSIEGVEADGLLMRIRDVALSSASACSSATDAPSHVLSAMGLPPARVRSALRLSLGRFNTADEVERVVDAIAEAVADLRAADPRRDPETTTSTRSSTA
- a CDS encoding MFS transporter; this translates as MSARSLRGFYLYDWANSAFATVILAALLPVYFAEAVVPAGGFRVFGATLSATSLWGYASGLSTLLVFLSAPLLGALADATRSRRRWLLGCFLPGAVATVALIAIGPGDVWAALALYVTAGTAFVAANIFYDAFLPGLGDASERDRISARGFAWGYAGGGLLFLVDLILIQAHGSFGLTKEWAVRIALASAGLWWGGFGLVAWRLMEEPPGAARRTSPAAALRGTAATFRAVLARPALALFCLAFLFYNDGIQTVVKMASIYGKDELHLDTGTLLGTLLLVQAVGVPGALLFGRLARGWGAKRALVLSLVIWLGVVAWGYRLAAAWEFWVLGAAVGFCLGATQALSRSLYARFVPLERSAEYYGFYSVFAKFSAIGGPILFAAIRQATGTARLSILALGIFFLLGLILLLAMPGDPALTDPERASTL
- a CDS encoding LUD domain-containing protein, giving the protein MTAELRDLLAERLAQSGCEWRQLADAAALAAFLAEAGWTERAGLLDPAGLLDDGRGFAVLEGVIAETGSLALSARHPGARRGAFLAETHFALAADDCVVERLADLLTRLAPEFRARAGHSLTLITGPSRTADIEKTLVLGAHGPRRLVLATAPAALLRGRFAPGVLPPEASP